The Kitasatospora setae KM-6054 genome contains a region encoding:
- a CDS encoding 3-hydroxybenzoate 6-monooxygenase, which produces MAHVIIAGGGIGGLATALSLARSGHRATVLERSATFAEIGAGIQLGPNAFHALDRLGVGRNVRERAVFIDELRFMDGTTGEKVAAMELTGAYRERFGNPYAVVHRGDLYQPLLAACRELDGVELLADAAVRDHAQDGTGVTVRTTDGRTFRGAALVGADGIRSTVRAAVLGDGEPRVSGHTIYRSVIPIEQVPEELRWNAVTLWAGPKWHFVHYIIGGGEYLNLAVTRDDGATVPVAGREAERAHVLGRFPGIGATARRLLELGEGWREWVLCDRDPVRTWTDRRVVLVGDAAHPMLQYAAQGACQALEDAVVLGDLLDGAGEDDVEQHLEKFNAVRRERAGRAQLVARRMGSDLYHPAGAAAEERNAMLSALTQEQLRDSVSWLHGDRDFTDSGLGGRR; this is translated from the coding sequence ATGGCCCACGTCATCATCGCCGGGGGCGGCATCGGCGGACTCGCGACGGCGCTGTCACTGGCCCGCTCCGGCCACCGCGCCACCGTGCTCGAACGCAGCGCCACCTTCGCGGAGATCGGGGCCGGCATCCAGCTCGGCCCGAACGCCTTCCACGCCCTCGACCGGCTCGGCGTCGGCCGGAACGTGCGCGAACGCGCGGTGTTCATCGACGAGTTGCGCTTCATGGACGGCACCACCGGCGAGAAGGTCGCCGCGATGGAGCTGACCGGTGCCTACCGCGAGCGGTTCGGCAACCCGTACGCGGTGGTGCACCGCGGCGACCTGTACCAGCCGCTGCTCGCCGCCTGCCGCGAGCTGGACGGCGTCGAGCTGCTCGCCGACGCCGCGGTGCGGGACCACGCGCAGGACGGCACGGGCGTCACCGTGCGCACCACCGACGGGCGGACCTTCCGCGGCGCGGCGCTGGTCGGCGCGGACGGCATCCGCTCCACCGTGCGGGCGGCGGTGCTGGGCGACGGCGAGCCGCGCGTCTCGGGCCACACCATCTACCGCTCGGTGATCCCGATCGAGCAGGTGCCGGAGGAGCTGCGCTGGAACGCGGTCACGCTGTGGGCCGGGCCCAAGTGGCACTTCGTGCACTACATCATCGGCGGCGGCGAGTACCTGAACCTCGCGGTCACCCGCGACGACGGGGCGACCGTGCCGGTGGCCGGGCGGGAGGCCGAGCGCGCGCACGTGCTCGGCCGGTTCCCCGGGATCGGCGCCACCGCCCGCCGGCTGCTCGAACTCGGCGAGGGCTGGCGCGAGTGGGTGCTGTGCGACCGCGACCCGGTGCGGACCTGGACCGACCGGCGGGTCGTCCTGGTCGGCGACGCCGCCCACCCGATGCTGCAGTACGCGGCGCAGGGCGCCTGCCAGGCGCTGGAGGACGCCGTGGTCCTCGGCGACCTGCTCGACGGGGCGGGCGAGGACGACGTCGAGCAGCACCTGGAGAAGTTCAACGCCGTCCGGCGCGAACGCGCGGGCCGCGCCCAGCTGGTCGCCCGGCGGATGGGCAGCGACCTCTACCACCCGGCGGGCGCGGCGGCCGAGGAGCGCAACGCGATGCTCTCCGCGCTGACCCAGGAGCAGCTGCGGGACAGCGTCTCCTGGCTGCACGGCGACCGCGACTTCACCGACAGCGGCCTCGGGGGGCGGCGTTGA